Within the Epinephelus lanceolatus isolate andai-2023 chromosome 9, ASM4190304v1, whole genome shotgun sequence genome, the region CTCTCACATcgtcaaagtgcaaaataccgaaAAGCCTTTATGGCTAAATAACAAGTGTTGTCACCACATGTCAGAATTTATCTCATTCTTATCattagttttatttgttttgcacAGCAGCCTCTTGTCCCTGACATGACTCCATTTTACAGTGCTGCATCATTATTCATCTGAATAACTTATTCCTGGTCTAGAAGTCTTATTTACATGTTATACACATGATTAAAAGCTGACAGGGCAAGAGTAAAATGTTATGTAAGTAACATGTTATCGGAACAAGGCAAAGAGAAAAGATAATTGTTGTCATCCTGATTCTGTGCTATCAAGCCAACAGTTTCCTAGTCTGAGATTTGCTGGTATGACTTGAAAGGCTTGAGTAGGATTCAAAGTCTTAATATTCCCTTCCTGATCCTGATATGGTGCTCGGTGTTGTTTTGGACCTACTGTAACAGAGAGTGTAGTATGTCCACTTTTAACTTCACCACCTTTGTATCTGAGCTTGTGCTTTGCTCCCCTGCTGGTTCCCAACAGTGGTCCAGGAGATGCTTTTTTTCCTGTGCACACACATCTAGTCTCACGTCATGACAGACGGCCTCTGAGGAATCCCACGGAGGGAGATGAATTGTAGTTCTGAGGCAGCCATCTTGGAAATCAGCATACACAGGAAGGGGTCCAGACAACTGTGGAagcagcagagacacacagctACTCTGTAGTATCCATACAGCCTGTCGTCTCCCCCGGTAAACAGGCGGATGTAGTGGGCGATGTGCAGGATGCCGCTTGGCAagaaacacaccacaaagatgATGAAAACTAGTGTGCTGACCCTGATGAATGGCTTCCAGTCACAACGAGATTGCCCGAGGTGGTATACCACAGCCACATGGGCATAGATACATATCAGGAAGGGCACTATGAAGCCCAGACAAACCAGCATCAGCCTGTACGGCACcagcacagaatgggatttttCTTCGAGGGGAAGCACATCATGGCAGGTGGTGACTCCCATCTGGATGATCTGGTAACTCTGCCGGACCAGGAGCTCTGGCACAATGGCAGCCGCGAACAGGAACCAGACAACCAAGCATGTCCACACTGCCAGCGTAGTCTTAGCCAGCCGTCTGTACAAAAACGGTCTGACCACGGCCAGGTAGCGCTTCACACTGATGCTTGCTATAGTTTGAGCTGAACTGTAAACATTGCCATAGAACAAGGCTGTGATGACCCGGCAGGAGATTTCCCCAAATATCCAGTTGTTTCCGTTGAAGTGGTAGTGAACACGCAGCGCtagagacagcagcagcagcaagtcGGACAAGGCCAGGTTCAGGTAGAGAATTACTGTGGATAAGGACTTTGCTCTGTGTCTGAGGAAGGCGAGAATGTAGGCGTTGGAGGGGATGCCCACGAGCATGGCCAGGATGTATGATGAAGGTATGACCCTTGTGCTGAGGACCCCTGTAGTGTAGGCCATCACCGGGGCCTCTGAGTCCACATACAGCCAAGGGTTTGTGCTGGGATAGAGTGGCAACTGGTTTGTGTGGTTTTTGTAGAGCCTCCCCTTGAAGGTTTTTGGTATCACACCAGGTGGAATATTGGTTTTGACCTCTGTTGTATTTCCTGTAAATgggtagaaaaacaaaatttacgGCTTTAAAGCAACTTTAGTTGTAACAAAACTACAATTTAAAACTACATTAAAAGAGAAATTGTAATTAATCATGCTGTCTGTTGTTGTGTAGTGTTAATTTGAAGACTTTTTAGTTATACCTCTTTTTTTGCAAAGAATACAGACATTGCTGCCATGAAATTACGtgttattaaatgtttttattgcagAGCCTTtaattttgtagttttgtaCTGTATTTACATCTATACAAAAATAGTTAAACCTGTTTTGTAACttttatttgtgaaaaaaacaCCCTTAAACAGCAGCATGTT harbors:
- the f2rl2 gene encoding proteinase-activated receptor 3 produces the protein MADLVPGLLICLMAVQTFQHDGNTTEVKTNIPPGVIPKTFKGRLYKNHTNQLPLYPSTNPWLYVDSEAPVMAYTTGVLSTRVIPSSYILAMLVGIPSNAYILAFLRHRAKSLSTVILYLNLALSDLLLLLSLALRVHYHFNGNNWIFGEISCRVITALFYGNVYSSAQTIASISVKRYLAVVRPFLYRRLAKTTLAVWTCLVVWFLFAAAIVPELLVRQSYQIIQMGVTTCHDVLPLEEKSHSVLVPYRLMLVCLGFIVPFLICIYAHVAVVYHLGQSRCDWKPFIRVSTLVFIIFVVCFLPSGILHIAHYIRLFTGGDDRLYGYYRVAVCLCCFHSCLDPFLCMLISKMAASELQFISLRGIPQRPSVMT